In Lapillicoccus jejuensis, the DNA window CCCAGCCGACGGTGCGTGAAAGCTCGTTCAGTGCAGCACGCTCCGCTTCTTCAAAGCGAAGAGTCAATTCGATGGTGCTCAAACCCTCTTCTGACGCGTTGGGCATGATGTTTGTCCAGGGAGCGAGCAGGCATGCGAGAAATTTGCTCTTCCCGGTGCCGTTCGCGCCCGCAAGGGCTGCGACTGAGCCGTCAGGGAGGTCGGTTGCTCCGTCCTTCAGGCCACCAATGTTGCGGGTCTCCAGTCTGATCATGCGCACGGTGTCTCTTATACAGCAGGACGTCGACATCTGGGGGTCTTGGGCTCAGGCATTCTGAAGCCGAGTGGCAGAACTATCCAGGTGCCACGCTCGCCATCGAGATGCCTTCACTCGGGCCACCTACGTTCACCATGAGTGGCGAAAGAATTGAGAGAAACATTGCAACCTCCGGATGCGGGCCTGTCATATGCGTGTCGGGGCCGGCCGCCGCAGTCAACCATTTCCCAGCAGGATGTGATGGCCGCAGGTCGTGACAGGATCTGTGACAGGATCTGTGACAGGATCTGTGACAGGATCTGTGACAGCACCGTGACCGCCTCATTGTCAAGTATGGTTTGGGACCGATAGACAAAACCCCAGCTCAGGGGCAGTGGAGCTACAGGGACTCGAACCCTGGGCCTCTTCCATGCCATGAAAGACATCGTGCCCGCGAGCTGGGCAAACACCACGGTTTCATGACCGTTCGTGACAGCACAGGGGCGATATGGGCAAAATCAATGGTTCAGAGGGTTGGTCGAATGCCGATGCAGAGGACATGGCGACCGGCGTCTTCAAGCACCGCGAAGGAAACTGGGGATTTCGGGCAAACGTCCCGGGCGGTGCGGGACAGCAAGTAAAGAGAGTTGGGTTCGCCACGATGCTGGCGGCCTACGCCGCCAGGGCTCGCTACATCGGCGGCGAGCACGATCTGCGCAAAGGCTCTCAGATCTCGGTTGACGAGTGGTTCGCCAGTCGGCTCATGGTGATCCGAGAGACTCGACGCGCAACAACTGCGGCGAATTATCGCTATGCGTTCGACCGCATGTCTCCTTACATCGGCGAGCTATCTCTGGCCGACTTGGATGAGGAGTCTTTGCGGGCCATGTACCGCAAGATGGCGACTCGATACACGAACGACACGTTGACCACGACCCATGGCCGGCTCCGCGCAGCACTGCGCGCTGCTGTTCGAGAGCGAAAGATTGATCGCTGCGTGACAGACAGCGTGTCCCCCCCTCCTGGTCTTCGGGGCCGGGTCAAGCGGACGTGGACGTTCGAGCAACTCCTGACTTTTACACGGCATGTAAGCACTCATCGAGATCGGGCTATGTGGTTGTTGTGGGTAACCACGGGAGTGCGAAGAGGCGAAATCTGCGGCTTGTATTGGCCCAAGGTCCTGCTCGACCGGAGTGAAGTGCTCATCAACTGGCAGCGCACCATCACGGCTGAAGGCCGAATCGTGGAGGGCATCCCGAAGACAGACAGGGCTGAACGAATAGTGCCCATCAATGACCAAGTCGAAGGAGCTGTTCGGGAGTGGCGGTCGCTGCAGGCGGAGCAGCGCCTTGGGGCTGGCTCTGAGTGGCTTGGAGACGATTACGTGTTCACGACCTACCAGGGCCGGCCGCACCATCCCAGTGCGTTTGACGACCGACTAGCGCATCTGGCTAAAGGGGCTGGTCTGCCCGT includes these proteins:
- a CDS encoding tyrosine-type recombinase/integrase yields the protein MGKINGSEGWSNADAEDMATGVFKHREGNWGFRANVPGGAGQQVKRVGFATMLAAYAARARYIGGEHDLRKGSQISVDEWFASRLMVIRETRRATTAANYRYAFDRMSPYIGELSLADLDEESLRAMYRKMATRYTNDTLTTTHGRLRAALRAAVRERKIDRCVTDSVSPPPGLRGRVKRTWTFEQLLTFTRHVSTHRDRAMWLLWVTTGVRRGEICGLYWPKVLLDRSEVLINWQRTITAEGRIVEGIPKTDRAERIVPINDQVEGAVREWRSLQAEQRLGAGSEWLGDDYVFTTYQGRPHHPSAFDDRLAHLAKGAGLPVLTPHELRHTYASRCLEHGMDVKLVSAMLGHSKVETTMNLYQHVNPLVAHEAANALAAKMLG